A genomic window from Pecten maximus chromosome 2, xPecMax1.1, whole genome shotgun sequence includes:
- the LOC117321449 gene encoding ubiquitin-conjugating enzyme E2 4-like codes for MIFINYVIVQNSNSAFTSKQKVGYTRNNMAGLQQQYTKRLHKEFVQLQKSQPCGIQVTLVSDNLHMWRAVIPGPEESDYSGGSFTACVYIPDNYPLEPPTINFDTDNIPYHLNVDQKHGQVCLGFLSKDDWSPASRSMEQIINALFSLLGRPEPENSMDHELLNEYTHFRGNYVRKAKESVKR; via the exons atgatatttattaattacGTCATTGTACAAAATAGCAACTCGGCATTTACATCGAAACAGAAAGTAGGATATACCCGAAACAATATGGCCGGACTACAGCAGCAATACACGAAAAG GTTACATAAAGAATTTGTCCAACTCCAGAAGAGTCAGCCCTGTGGTATCCAAGTGACCCTTGTATCCGACAACCTTCACATGTGGCGGGCTGTCATCCCAGGCCCTGAGGAATCCGACTACTCGG gaGGAAGCTTCACAGCCTGTGTTTACATACC GGACAACTATCCACTGGAGCCACCCACG ATCAACTTTGACACAGACAACATCCCATACCACCTGAATGTAGACCAGAAACACGGACAGGTGTGCCTTGGTTTCTTGTCGAAGGATGACTGGTCTCCTGCATCGAGGTCCATGGAGCAGATCATCAATGCTCTCTTTTCCCTGCTTGGACGACCAGAGCCAGAAAACTCCATGGACCACGAGCTACTGAACGAGTACACGCATTTCAGGGGAAATTATGTCAGGAAGGCGAAGGAGAGTGTGAAGCGTTGA